One Felis catus isolate Fca126 chromosome D3, F.catus_Fca126_mat1.0, whole genome shotgun sequence DNA segment encodes these proteins:
- the MC4R gene encoding melanocortin receptor 4 — translation MNSTHHHGMHTSLHFWNRSTYGPHSNASESLGKGYSDGGCYEQLFVSPEVFVTLGVISLLENILVIVAIAKNKNLHSPMYFFICSLAVADMLVSVSNGSETIVITLLNSTDTDAQSFTVNIDNVIDSVICSSLLASICSLLSIAVDRYFTIFYALQYHNIMTVRRVGIIISCIWAACTVSGVLFIIYSDSSAVIICLITMFFTMLALMASLYVHMFLMARLHIKRIAVLPGTGTIRQGANMKGAITLTILIGVFVVCWAPFFLHLIFYISCPQNPYCVCFMSHFNLYLILIMCNSIIDPLIYALRSQELRKTFKEIICCYPLGGLCDLSSRY, via the coding sequence ATGAACTCCACTCATCACCATGGAATGCACACTTCTCTCCACTTCTGGAACCGCAGCACCTACGGACCGCACAGCAATGCCAGTGAGTCCCTTGGAAAAGGCTACTCTGATGGAGGGTGTTATGAGCAACTTTTTGTCTCCCCTGAGGTGTTTGTGACTCTGGGTGTCATCAGCTTGTTGGAGAATATTCTGGTGATTGTGGCAATAGCCAAGAACAAAAACCTGCATTCGCCCATGTACTTTTTCATCTGCAGCCTGGCTGTGGCTGATATGTTGGTGAGCGTGTCAAACGGATCCGAAACCATTGTCATCACCCTATTAAACAGTACAGATACGGACGCGCAGAGTTTCACCGTGAATATTGATAATGTCATTGACTCGGTGATCTGTAGCTCCTTGCTTGCATCGATTTGCAGCCTGCTCTCAATTGCAGTGGACAGGTACTTTACTATCTTTTATGCTCTCCAGTACCATAACATCATGACGGTCAGGCGGGTTGGGATCATCATAAGTTGTATCTGGGCAGCTTGCACGGTTTCGGGCGTTTTGTTCATCATCTACTCAGACAGCAGTGCTGTCATCATCTGCCTCATCACCATGTTCTTCACCATGCTGGCTCTCATGGCCTCTCTCTATGTCCACATGTTCCTCATGGCCAGACTGCACATTAAGAGAATTGCTGTCCTCCCGGGCACTGGCACCATCCGCCAAGGGGCCAACATGAAGGGTGCAATTACCCTGACCATACTGATTGGGGTCTTTGTTGTCTGCTGGGCCCCGTTCTTCCTCCACTTAATATTCTACATCTCTTGTCCCCAGAATCCTTACTGTGTGTGCTTCATGTCTCACTTTAACCTGTATCTCATACTGATCATGTGTAATTCCATCATCGACCCTCTAATTTATGCACTCCGGAGCCAAGAACTAAGGAAAACCTTCAAAGAGATCATCTGTTGCTATCCTCTAGGCGGCCTCTGTGATTTGTCTAGCAGATACTAA